A segment of the Candidatus Protochlamydia naegleriophila genome:
GGCGACGCCTTTGGCAAGATTCGGTGTTTTCTCGATGAGATAGAGAGTTATGGATCGACTAGCTAACCTGATTAAATTGGCTGCTACCATTAAGCCTGAAAAACCGCCACCTATAATGGCTATGGAAGGAGTGGGACTCATCTCGTATTAAAGAAAAGGGATAAAGCAAAGTCAATATTTAAATAGCACTTTTTTATAGCCTATGGACGAGTTTTTCTCTAAGCTTTTTAATTCAGATAGACCTAACTTTACTTTCCACCCATCTAACATTAACACATAAAATGCGGAATTTGAATTATTTTATTAAATAATCTTGTTTTTAAATTAATAAATGTTTATTAATATATACTTATCGTTTCATTTTAATATTTATAGATATAGGTTCCAATTTGTTTTCATATATTTCTTCTTTGTGCAGCTTTTTTGTTGATTATTCTACGCAAACAGGAAAGAAAGATTCTGAACAGGACTCCGCATTTGGCAAATTGCCGCCAGAGCTATTGGTGCACATTTTTAGTTACATGAATGAGCAGGAATTAGCGAGCGGTGTGCGATTGGTCAATAACAGGTGGCAGGCACTTGTTAAGGAGAGTTTTGATTCTCTGTATGAGAAGACTTACCGTTCGAAGCTTTTGGTTACAGCTGGCAATGTATCGACCAGTGTTGGGGCTTATTTGTTCAATAAGAAAATAGAGCGACTCATAGAATTGAAATGGCAGACAGGCTCTTCTTCGGTGCACCCTCAGCTTTTAAATTATATGAAGCAGGCGAGCCCAAACCTGACTGTAATGGCCTTACCAGGGAATCGCTTCATTGCTGCTAATGGAGAAGGTGTGCGACAGTTGTCATTTGAGCTGGGCTATTGTGCAAAGACAAAACAACTGAGTGCAAGTCATACGAAAGCCCAAATAGATAAGTTAGACCTTGGAGAGCATCAACTGGTGCGGCGCACTGATTCGCATGTCTTAAGTGTTGGAAGAGAGGATAAGAGCTGCCTATTTCATCTAATGAATCAAGAAAACCTGGCCAAAATAGGGGTTTTAGAGCTTGCAGGTTTCTCTCTATCGTCAGTTTGCTTTAAAAATGAGGGCCTGTGGGTCGGTTCAAGCGATGGAATGATCAGAAAGTATTTGGTGGACGAGAAAGGCTTTGCGGATGAGAGTAAATGGGAATTTCAAGCGAAGGGGCAAGTGAGTTGGTTGGAGTGGATAGAGAAGGAAAGACTTCTTTTAGCGCTTACGCCAGGATGCCTATCAATCTTTTCCGGGTCTAGCAAGCTGCTTCATGTACCAGCTGATGTATTGGGAGTGCCGCACATTGTTGCAAACCATTTAGTATGGCGCGAGTCGACTAAAGAAGTAAAAGCCATTCGTTTAAATGTTTTAGCAAAAGGGGAACTCCAAAAAGTTACCTTAGAACAAAAGCCTGTAAACGCTTTGATTGGCTTAGAGAAGGGATGTTTAATGCAATTGAGCGATGGGCAGGTAAAAATTATGAACGAGGCGCTCGATCCGGTCGGTGTTGTTCAAGTTGGAGAACAGGTTAAATGCGCCGTTCAAAAAGGGATAATTCTAGCTTTAGGAACAGCAGGTGGAAAGGTTTATCTCTACGAGATGGCCCAATCAGTAGATCTTCAGCCTAAACTTTTGGCAATGTTCAACTATCCCCAGCATGGTGATATAGAAAGTTTGTCGTTCAGCGATACGAGCATCTTGATGATGACGACATCTCAGGATAAGAGTTTATGTGCCATGCCCTTTCCATTTGTCTTTAAACTGTAAACGATTCGATAAACACTTCACGTCCAGTGCGCTGGTCTAAGTGATCGAGTCCTGCAAGCGATTTATTAAAGCGTGTCATATCGAGAGAAGCGGGAAGGATTTCGAGCTGGCTGACTGCATCTACGTAGGCTTTCATAAAGGCAATACCGTACAATTTGGCATTTTTGATTGGGTTTTCTGTTTGAAAAATGGGATTTTTAAATAAATTGGCATTCATTTTTTTAAAGTCATTTTCCTCTAGCTGTTTGAGAATTTCTTCAAAAGC
Coding sequences within it:
- a CDS encoding F-box protein, which translates into the protein MFSYISSLCSFFVDYSTQTGKKDSEQDSAFGKLPPELLVHIFSYMNEQELASGVRLVNNRWQALVKESFDSLYEKTYRSKLLVTAGNVSTSVGAYLFNKKIERLIELKWQTGSSSVHPQLLNYMKQASPNLTVMALPGNRFIAANGEGVRQLSFELGYCAKTKQLSASHTKAQIDKLDLGEHQLVRRTDSHVLSVGREDKSCLFHLMNQENLAKIGVLELAGFSLSSVCFKNEGLWVGSSDGMIRKYLVDEKGFADESKWEFQAKGQVSWLEWIEKERLLLALTPGCLSIFSGSSKLLHVPADVLGVPHIVANHLVWRESTKEVKAIRLNVLAKGELQKVTLEQKPVNALIGLEKGCLMQLSDGQVKIMNEALDPVGVVQVGEQVKCAVQKGIILALGTAGGKVYLYEMAQSVDLQPKLLAMFNYPQHGDIESLSFSDTSILMMTTSQDKSLCAMPFPFVFKL